Within the Gammaproteobacteria bacterium genome, the region CGAAGATCGTCATGCATTACGCCAGCAACACGCCAAGCCGAAGCTGGACGAATTCCATGCCTGGCTCCAGCGCACACGGCTCACCACCGCCACGGGTAGCGGCACCGCCAAGGCCATCGACTACAGCCTCAAACGCTGGGATGCAATCAAGCGCTACCTCGGGGATGGCCGTTACCCCATCGACAACAACCCGGTGGAAAACACCATCCGTCCTATTGCGCTTGGTAAAAAGAATTGGCTGTTCACCGGCAGTGAACGCGCGGGCCGCCGCGCCGCCGCCATCCAGAGCCTGTTCGCAACGGCGAAACTTAACGGCATCGAGCCGGCTGCCTGGCTGAAGGATACGCTGGAGAAACTGCCGACCTGGCCTAACAGCCGCATTGATGATCTGCTGCCATTGCGGTCTGTACAGACATCAGGCTGAGTTGTATAGATGGGGCGGCTGGACGCTTACGATGATTGGCGCGGCGCTCGCCCTGTTCGCGGGTGGGATAGGGGTAAAGGCCCGGCGCGTCCCGGCTCACCAGGCTCAGGCCGTCGCCGCCATTTTCCGCGCTGCCGTGGGCCACCACCGGGCGGGTGTCGAGGCCGCGGTAGTCCCAGCCGCTAAGGGCCACGGTGTTGGTCTGTAAACGCCGCTCGCCGCGCCAGCGGTCCATGCTGTCGCGCTTCATCGTCGCGCCGGGCTGGGTGAAGTCGATGTCGGCCTGGGGATTGGGCGTAAACGCGCCGTTGTGGTCGGCGATCACCAGGGTGTGGCGGCCACGTGTGGGGCTCACAGCATCCCCCTCATGTTCGTAAAAATAGAACAGGCCCTCTTCATTCATCAGCCGTTCGACGAAGGCCAGGTCGGTCTCCTGGTATTGGGTGGTGAGCGAGCGCGTGAGGTAGAGGCCGGGGTCGGCGATGTCGAGCCGCCAGGCCGGGGCGAGCGCGCCTTGTCCTTCGTAATCCCGGAAGACGGATTCGAGGATTTCGAAGACGTTCATGTCCTGATAGGTCGTGGAATCACGGCTTGCCCCCAGAAACACCGTCCAGGGCTCGACGACTAGGCGATAGCGGGCCAGGCCGCCATTGGCGCCGACCACCTCGGCCCGCGTGACGTGGCCGTGAAAGGGGCGCCGCTCGCCCGCGCCCGTCAATGTCCCCGTCAACGGCAGCGCGGCAGCAAGCAGCGTCGACCCCGCGGCCGTGGCCGTCAGCAGCTCCAGCAGCACCGGCTGGCCGGTCAGGGCCTTGAGTTCCAGGTGCGCGTCAGTGGACAGCGCCATGATCTCGAATTTGTAGCCCTGGCTCAGGCCCTCACGGCCGGTAACGCACTCCACCAGCAGCGTGTCCGCACCGAGCGGAGTGGTCAATTTGAGCAGGCGGCTGGCCTGGCTCCACGGGTTCAAAAGGGCCGACAGCGCGTCCGTGACTGTCTGTAAAGGTGTTGAAATGTCGATGGTCATAAGACGCCTGTGTGCTTGTGTTTTTTTGTCGTTGTAAGGGTGCGCCCCAATACTTCACGAGGAAGCGGGGAGGGCGCGCCGCTACTTGATGGCATATTTGAACTGGCCCTGCTTGTTGGCGCTGACCTTGATCCTGGCGATGGGCGCGCCCTCGGCCATTTTCGCCAGCACGCTTTCCGCAATCTCCGGCAGCACCGTGCCATTCAGGATGTTATCGACATTGCGGGCGCCCGAATCCACCTCGGTACAGCGCGCCAGCACCGCCTCGACCAGCGCCTCGTCGTAGACGAACTCCGCCTTGTGGTTGGCGGCGATGCGTTTTTGGATGCGGCCCAGTTTTAAATGAATGATGCTCGCCAGCACGTCGTCGGAGATCGGGTAATAGGGGATCACCTTCAAACGCCCCAGAAACGCGGGCTTAAAAACCTTCATGAGCTGCGGCCGGATCGTTTCCTCAAGCGCGGCGGGCGTGGGCAGGTCCGCCGCGTCCTTGTTCAGGCACGCCTGCATCATCAGGCTGGAGGCGACATTTGAGGTCAGGATGATGAGGGTGTTCTTGAAATCGACCTCGCGGCCCTCGGCATCGTCCAGCACGCCTTTATCAAACACCTGGAAGAACAGCTCCAGCACGTCGGGATGGGCCTTTTCCACCTCGTCGAGCAGCACCACGCTGTAGGGCGCGCGCCGCACCGCCTCGGTCAACACGCCGCCCTCGCCATAGCCGACATAGCCCGGCGGGGAGCCTTTGAGGCCCGAAACGCTGTGCGCCTCCTGGTATTCGCTCATATTGATGGTGATGAGCTTGCGCTCACCGCCGAACAGGACATCGGCCAGCGCCAGCGCGGTCTCGGTCTTGCCGACGCCGGAGGGGCCGACGAACAGGAACACGCCTTTGGGTTTGTTGGGGTCGTCCAGATTGGCGCGCGCGGTGCGCACCCGCTGCGCGACCGCCTCGATGGCGTGCGCCTGCCCGAGCACGCGCTCCTGCAGCAGATCCTTGAGGTTGAGGACGGTCTTGATCTCATCCTTGACCATCTTGCCCAGCGGGATGCCCGTCCAGGCGGAGACGATCCCGGCCACCACATGGCCATCGACCTGCACCGGTACCAGCGGTGCCTCGCCTTGCAGGAGTTTAAGTTCCTCGCCGAACTTCTGCAGCGCGCGGGCCTCTTTCGAATCCGGGGTGGACTTCTTGCCCGCCTTGCCGGGTGCGGCTTTGCCGCCCCCCGCGTCAGGGGCGTGCTGTGTTTCCAGCGCGCCGCGCGCGGCGATGATTTTTTCCGCCAGGGCTTTTTCCTGCGCCCAGCGCGCGGCATGCGCCGTGCGATCGCGGCTCAACGATGCGTGCAGTTCGCGCAGATCCTGCAAGCGCGCCGCATGTGTTTCGCCGGTACGTTCTTCCCGCGCCAGCGCGGCCATCTCCGCGTCGATGCGCGCCAGGTTTTTATCGATGTCGTCGAGCAGCGCAGGCGTTGCATTCTGGCCCAGCGCGACCTTGGCGCAGGCGGTATCGAGCACACTAATGGCCTTGTCCGGCAATTGCCTGCCGCTGATGTAACGGTGTGACAGGCGTACCGCCTCGGTGATGGCGATGTCATAGATGCGTACATTGAAGTGTTTTTCCATCAACGGCGCCATGCCGCGCAGCATGGCGCAGGCCAGCTCTTCGCTGGGTTCCTCGACCTTGATGACCTGAAAACGGCGCGCCAGGGCGGCGTCTTTCTCAAAGTACTTTTTGTATTCGCTCCAGGTGGTGGCGGCGATGGTGCGCAACTCGCCCCGCGCCAGCGCAGGCTTGAGCAGATTGGCGGCATCGTTCTGTCCGGCCTGGCCACCGGCGCCGATCATGGTGTGCGCTTCGTCGATAAACAGCACGATGGCATGCGGGGATTTTTTGACTTCATCGATGACATTCTTGAGGCGGTTTTCAAACTCGCCTTTGACGCTGGCACCGGCCTGCAACAAGCCCATGTCCAGGGTATGTATCTCGACACCCTGCAGCACCTCGGGGACATCCCCCAGCGCAATGCGCAGCGCCAGGCCCTCGACCACGGCGGTTTTGCCCACGCCCGCCTCGCCGGTGAGGATGGGATTGTTTTGGCGGCGGCGCATGAGAATGTCGATCGCCTGGCGGATCTCCATGTCACGGCCGATCACCGGGTCGACATTGCCCTCGCGCGCGCGCTGCGTGAGGTTGGTGGTGAACTGATCGAGCGCCGGTGTTTTGGCGGGGGCCGCCTTGCCCGCCAGCTCACCTGCGGGATCGTCGCCGCCCGGCTGAACCGCAGGGGTGCCGCCCGAAACCCCCGCACCGGCAGGGGCCTCTTGCGAGCCGTCAGTGAGTTTGGCGAGATTGTGCTTGAGCTCGTCCACCTTGAACTTGACGAACAACTTGGAGCCACGGTAGGCAAGCTGCACCAGATCGGGTTCGGTCAGCAGCGCCAGCAGCAGGTGGCCGCTGCGTATCGTGTTGGGCTGTCCGGATTCGGTGTCGAGCGAGGCGATCAGCCAGGCATGCTCGAACAGCTTGGGCAGATGGGGAGAGAACACCGGTGTGCGTGAATTACCCGCCTTGAAGCGGCCGATTTCGGCGTGTAAATCCGCCTCCAACCCCGCCACGCTGATCCCGCATTTCCGGGCAATGACAACGAAGTCACTCTTGGGCTGCTCTAGTAGGGCGAGGAACAGGTGTTCGATATCGACCTCGTAGTGCCCACGCTCGACACAGAGGCTGGCGGCACGTGTGGCTGCGATGCGTGATGTATTGTTGAGCTTGCTGATCAGCGTTTTAAGATTGATGCTCATTACTGCAATTTCCTATTAAATATGGCCTATATAAATATGGGGTAACAATACAGCCGGTATTTATGTTCTCTCACTCAATCACGCTGAAGAGGTTGCTAAATATACATGGCGACAGAAGTAGCGTGCGCTACGGCTTATGTCGTTGTGTATCATTGCTTCTTTCATTCAAAGCGCGTGAATTTCGTACCGGACGTCAGCACGGTCAGTCAATCCTGACTCTGGCGCCAAAAAAGTGTCCCATCCGAGACGTCCACATTCGCTATCGGATAGCAAGGCCGTTCCCTGCACTTCATTCCTGTGAAATATAAGCTGAACTTCATATTCAAGACATAAGCCGGTGAACATTGACAGCATTTTTTCCAAGGATTTAGCAGCTATGCCACCGGGTAAAAACGCATCAAAATTTTTCTTGTCGAGCGGACCAATTATCAGCCGCAAACGTAGGTCACGCTGCCATACGCGGGCGCCCATCATCGCTTCAGAGCCCAAGGTGGTATTGATTTCCCCGAGTTTTGTTTGCTGTTCATGCGGCACTTCATACCAGTGACCAATAAATTGCTCAATGGCGATGGGCACGCCAAAGTACTCACTCAGCACATGCCGGATATAGGCCGCAGAGGCGGGGCGATGGCTTAGAGCCGTCGCATAATACCCCATCGACTCATCCAGAAGGCCCTGACCATCTTCACTTAATCTTTCACGTAATGAACGATGGGATAAGCCGGCAAAGGACAACAGCAAGGGCAGGAAACGGTCGTTCCTGCCAATCTCGTACTTGAATTCAAGCCGATACTTACACCACGCCTCGTAGAATAACGCTAGGGTGCGATTCGAAAAGCTATCCAGGAAAGCGCGTGGACCCTCGTCTTTTTCGTATATCACATGCGCAGCTATGCGCTCTGTGTAATGACTAGGCAGAACGCCACTGCTCCCCAAAAAACCCATAAATGTGGGCGTGAGATCAATGTGATTCAGCGTGTCTTTTTGTAGTGCTGCCAGCAAGTCCTGAGCGGTTCTGGCAATCGACTTCGGGTCAGGGTTCAGCGCATCCAGTTCGCTGGCCGGAAAACTCAACGAGATGCTGTTCTTGAAGCGCAGATAATCCGCCACTGCACTGTCATGTGGCACGCCATTACGTTTGAGCCATAGCTCAAGCATCCTGACCGCCTGAAAAAATTCAAAGCGATAAGGCTCGTCGAGCAAGCGCTGAATTACACTAGGCTCATGTCTCCGCTTCGCGGTAGGCATCTCAGCAGCTCCTCCCCGGTTTTTTTTGAAATTATGGGTCTTCGTGAAATCGAGTGGGTGAAATTTAACATGAAAACCTCCGCAAGCCTTGTGGCATCAGGCAAAATGCATCCTGCACCTGTTGCAGAAAATGGGAGGTTTTTTCAATGGCTATTTCACGCAAACCCAAACGCATTCTCGACGCATATCGATTCCCCTGTTTTCGCCCGCTGGAAAAGATACGCGGCATCTTTGGCGACTCCAAAGCACGGATCATCACGCTCGTTCGGCGCTCAAAAAAACGGCCTGCAACAGTTGCGGCAGAACGCGCTCTGGTTGGTACGACAAGAGGCTTCGACGAGTTCGCGACCTCTCCTGTGGCGACACACGTATCTATCTGGAAATCGAAATTCGACGGGTGCTTTGTCGGCACTGCGGGAAAGTGAAACGCGAACGACTCGACTTTCTCGCCGACAACCCACTCTATACAAAGCGATTTTCTTGGTATGTAGGCAGACGGTGTCGCGCCAGCACGGTGTCGGACATTGCCCGCGAATTGCTTCTGGACTGGCACACCGTCAAGGAACTGGACAAGCAATACATGACCGCGCAACTGGAACGCGCCGGAACGCCAGCACCCAAGGCCATTGGCATCGACGAAATATCGATTCGCAAAGGACATACCTATCGCATTGTAGTCAGCGACTTGATCCGTGGTCGTCCCATCTGGTTTGGCGGTGCCGACCGTTCGGAGGACAGCATGCGACAGTTCTATGACTGGCTGGGAGAGAAGAAATCCAAAGGCATTTGTCTTGCAGTGATGGATATGTGGAAGCCCTTTCGTAACGTAACCAACGAACGCGCCCCGCAGGCGGCCATCCTGTTCGACAAATTCCACATCATGAGCCATCTCGGCGATGCTCTGGATAAAGTCAGAAAGATGGAATATGCACGTCTTCAGGGCAAGGATAGGCGCTACATTAAGGGGCAGAAATACGTACTGCTTTCCAATCACGAAAATCTGACACTGGACGGCAGACGTTCTTTGAAGGCTTTGCTGGCAGCGAACAAACGGCTGAACACGGCGTACCTGCTGAAAGAGTCGTTTGGCCAGTTGTGGGATTACAGGAGCGAAGCATGGGCGCGGTGTTTCTTCGAGAATTGGAAAACCAGCCTGAAGTGGCAGCGCCTGAAACCTTACGAGAAATTTGCCGA harbors:
- the tssG gene encoding type VI secretion system baseplate subunit TssG, encoding MPTAKRRHEPSVIQRLLDEPYRFEFFQAVRMLELWLKRNGVPHDSAVADYLRFKNSISLSFPASELDALNPDPKSIARTAQDLLAALQKDTLNHIDLTPTFMGFLGSSGVLPSHYTERIAAHVIYEKDEGPRAFLDSFSNRTLALFYEAWCKYRLEFKYEIGRNDRFLPLLLSFAGLSHRSLRERLSEDGQGLLDESMGYYATALSHRPASAAYIRHVLSEYFGVPIAIEQFIGHWYEVPHEQQTKLGEINTTLGSEAMMGARVWQRDLRLRLIIGPLDKKNFDAFLPGGIAAKSLEKMLSMFTGLCLEYEVQLIFHRNEVQGTALLSDSECGRLGWDTFLAPESGLTDRADVRYEIHAL
- the tssH gene encoding type VI secretion system ATPase TssH; translated protein: MSINLKTLISKLNNTSRIAATRAASLCVERGHYEVDIEHLFLALLEQPKSDFVVIARKCGISVAGLEADLHAEIGRFKAGNSRTPVFSPHLPKLFEHAWLIASLDTESGQPNTIRSGHLLLALLTEPDLVQLAYRGSKLFVKFKVDELKHNLAKLTDGSQEAPAGAGVSGGTPAVQPGGDDPAGELAGKAAPAKTPALDQFTTNLTQRAREGNVDPVIGRDMEIRQAIDILMRRRQNNPILTGEAGVGKTAVVEGLALRIALGDVPEVLQGVEIHTLDMGLLQAGASVKGEFENRLKNVIDEVKKSPHAIVLFIDEAHTMIGAGGQAGQNDAANLLKPALARGELRTIAATTWSEYKKYFEKDAALARRFQVIKVEEPSEELACAMLRGMAPLMEKHFNVRIYDIAITEAVRLSHRYISGRQLPDKAISVLDTACAKVALGQNATPALLDDIDKNLARIDAEMAALAREERTGETHAARLQDLRELHASLSRDRTAHAARWAQEKALAEKIIAARGALETQHAPDAGGGKAAPGKAGKKSTPDSKEARALQKFGEELKLLQGEAPLVPVQVDGHVVAGIVSAWTGIPLGKMVKDEIKTVLNLKDLLQERVLGQAHAIEAVAQRVRTARANLDDPNKPKGVFLFVGPSGVGKTETALALADVLFGGERKLITINMSEYQEAHSVSGLKGSPPGYVGYGEGGVLTEAVRRAPYSVVLLDEVEKAHPDVLELFFQVFDKGVLDDAEGREVDFKNTLIILTSNVASSLMMQACLNKDAADLPTPAALEETIRPQLMKVFKPAFLGRLKVIPYYPISDDVLASIIHLKLGRIQKRIAANHKAEFVYDEALVEAVLARCTEVDSGARNVDNILNGTVLPEIAESVLAKMAEGAPIARIKVSANKQGQFKYAIK
- a CDS encoding ISL3 family transposase, translated to MWHQAKCILHLLQKMGGFFNGYFTQTQTHSRRISIPLFSPAGKDTRHLWRLQSTDHHARSALKKTACNSCGRTRSGWYDKRLRRVRDLSCGDTRIYLEIEIRRVLCRHCGKVKRERLDFLADNPLYTKRFSWYVGRRCRASTVSDIARELLLDWHTVKELDKQYMTAQLERAGTPAPKAIGIDEISIRKGHTYRIVVSDLIRGRPIWFGGADRSEDSMRQFYDWLGEKKSKGICLAVMDMWKPFRNVTNERAPQAAILFDKFHIMSHLGDALDKVRKMEYARLQGKDRRYIKGQKYVLLSNHENLTLDGRRSLKALLAANKRLNTAYLLKESFGQLWDYRSEAWARCFFENWKTSLKWQRLKPYEKFAEMVERHWDGIAAYCKPENKVSLGFVEGLNNKICVIQRRAYGLRDEEYLRLKILTSMLPRL
- a CDS encoding type VI secretion system Vgr family protein translates to MTIDISTPLQTVTDALSALLNPWSQASRLLKLTTPLGADTLLVECVTGREGLSQGYKFEIMALSTDAHLELKALTGQPVLLELLTATAAGSTLLAAALPLTGTLTGAGERRPFHGHVTRAEVVGANGGLARYRLVVEPWTVFLGASRDSTTYQDMNVFEILESVFRDYEGQGALAPAWRLDIADPGLYLTRSLTTQYQETDLAFVERLMNEEGLFYFYEHEGDAVSPTRGRHTLVIADHNGAFTPNPQADIDFTQPGATMKRDSMDRWRGERRLQTNTVALSGWDYRGLDTRPVVAHGSAENGGDGLSLVSRDAPGLYPYPTREQGERRANHRKRPAAPSIQLSLMSVQTAMAADHQCGC